The Hoeflea algicola DNA window TCAGTCGCTCCCTTCGACATTTCGAACAGATCGCCCCATGCATTCCCCAAAGCGGCCAACGCGCCACCAAGCGTTTCGCGAGCGGCCTTTGCAGACCCACCGAATTGGGTTTCAAGTTCTTTCAGGATCAGGGTTTGCGCGCCAATCATGTCGCCAGACGCGACCATTGACTTGACCATTTCCTTTTGAGATTCGGTGAAGGTAATGCCCGACCGGCTCATTGCCGTCATGCCGATAACCGGGTCATTCAACGCCTTGCCAACCTGGATGGCTGCGCTCTGAAGGCTAACGCCAAGCGCCTGTGCAAGATCCTGCACCGCTTCGGTCGCACGAGGGAACTCATTCCCACCGATCTTGCGGAATGTCAGCAGAATGCCTTGCGCTGTATTGGTCGCCTCATCTCCGAAGTTCGTGACCTTCTGGAGCGCTGCCGCATGGGCATTGAGACTGGCGAGCGTCTGGCCCGCCGCCCCACCGGTTGACTTGAGCGCCGCCGCAAGCTGTGCCTGTTGTTTCTGCGCTTCATTGGTTGACGAGACAAATCGGCCCATGAGGCTCGTCAGCCCGACAAGGCCAGCAGTGATGCCAACGATGGCGGCAAGAGCAGCAACGCGCATCGCGCTATATGCCTTGGTCACGAGACCAGCAGACCGCGCGGTGTTGGTGTTGGCCGCAACGATTTCCCGCCCTGCCCTCGTTGATGTGGTGCCGAGCCCCTTCTGCGAGTTCTCCGCGTCCTTGGCAGCTTTTGACATGCCGCCAAGGTTCGTGGTTGCGGTCTTCGCCTGAGAACTATCGATCTCGTACTTGAGCGATGCTACGTTCACGTTGTCTCACTCTCTGGCTTAGGCCGCTCGGCATCAATCGCTTCGTCAAGGACCGGAAACAGGTCCATTACGATCTTGCGTTCGTCATGCGTGAGGATGTTGCCTGTGCCGCGTTGCCATGCCTCGAACTCTGCCCATTGAACGGGCTGCAAGGTCATGCCGTTGTGAATGCGGGTGCCGTTGAGGCTCCAGAACGCATCAAGCAGGAATTGGCATTCGTCTGGCACTTCGGGCTGTTCTGGGGTTTTGTGTTCCATCCCGAACCGAGCGTTGAACTCGGTTCGGGTTTCCCCGTCCTCGTAACCCTTGGTCCCAGTCTTGGGCGTCAGGTATCGGATTTGGTAGCGGATGGCGTCTGCGAGGGTTTCGAAGACGCCTTGAAAAAAGCCGCGCCATCATCCGCAAATTCATCAATCTGCTTGATGATATTGGACCCGGCGATCGGGATTGACAAAAGCGAGATTGCAGCCTCTTTCGAGAATGCCAGGTCACCCGTCCCGTCCTTCATGCCAGACCAACCTGCAATCAGGGACGCGACAAGCTCGATGGTGTTCTTGTCGAGCTCGCCAGCGGACACCGTGCCCTTGCGCAAGGACTTCATGCCAGCGGTGCGCAAACGACGCTCCACAGCCTTGTAGGCCGCGCTCTCGTATGAGCGAACCATAAACACGGCGCCGGTATCTTCGCCCGTGATCGGATGTTTGAGAGGCATGGGCAGGCCATCCTCGATGGCCGACCCGGAGAGTGCGCTGATTTCAGCAATATCAAACATGGATCACCTTACAGCGCGGTTGGATTGACAGTGACTTCGACCTGGTTGAGCCCGAGCGTAAATACCTCAATATCAAAGGACTCCACCTCGCCATTCGGGCGAACAGGACCGGAACAATCGCCCCTCCAATAATGAATCGTATTGGTGTAACCGCTGGGAGCGTCGTCCTTTTCGAACTTGAAGGCATAGCTGTTCTTGTCGGTCGGCACGCCGATGGACCGCATGATCACCTGCCCGGCGTCGTTATAATTGCTAGCGCACTCAATGGTTGGATCGCCTGCGTTGGTAACGCCCTTGGCTTTTTGCGTAACGACCGTGCCGAGTTCGTTATACGACACTCGATTGGTGTTCGTGCCAGTTTCGCCGACTTTACCGACATTGCCGACTTCCACCCAAACAAGACCAGCGAACGCGGCCGCGTTCAGGTCGGAGTTTTGCGCAGTTGCGCATACATAGAATTTCGAACCTGCGAGGGTTTTTGCCATTTCACTTGTCCTTCGACTTGGAGGGTTTCTTGAATTTGCTGAACGGCAGAACCGTCAGGTTTTGATCCCGGCACATCTGTTCGATGAGGGGATATGAACCGTTCAGAAAAACGGTATCGGTGTCAGCGTCGTGCGCTGGAAAAGCGAAGGCGTTGAACTTGGGAACGCCGCCCGTATCGCCAACCGGCGTGGATGTGTAGATCGCAGCTTTCATGCGCTCAGTCCTTTGTCGCTTGATAGGAGATCGTCACCGGCACCCGGATATAGCCATCATTCGGGAACGGCTGGCCGATCACCGGACGGGTTGAAACCTTGACGCTATGACCAGCGCCGAAGAACCGCGAAGCCTTGTCGAATGCGTCGGCAACAGCCCCGGCGACCTCAAGAGGCTTGATCGCGCCGCCTGCAGTTGGGTACATCACGGCAACCTGCAAGATCCCCTGATGTGTGTCGTTGCCGCTGACTGGCTGGTATGCCGAGCCGTTGGGCAGGATAGAGACATCAAGATATACTGATGTCGCATTGGCTGGTGTGAAGTCGATGCCAGGATAGGCAATCCCGTAGGTTGCCGAGAACGCGGTTCCGACCGCTGCAATCATCGTGTCGGCGGCAAGGGCTTCAATCGGGTTCGTCATCGTGATATTGACCCCTTATGCAAAAGCCCAAACTGCTGTCAGACAACGATGCTCATGACCGCTTGATAGATGCCGTGGACGGACTGCCCGATCCCGAGCATTGCGAAACCGCGCATGGACGGACCGCCATCGCGACAGCCAAGGCCGCGTTACTGGCGATCCAGATGGGCCTTCTGGCCGCTTCCGAGAAGCTGAAACCCTGATCAGGCCGAACGGGCCAGAATGGCGATCATGAACTTGTTGGTCGCGCCGGAACTGTTGGTAATGCGCAAGATATCGGCAGTCGTCGCCGCGACCGCTCCGATGCCGTCTGCATCGCCCGCCGCCATGAAGAACACGCCACCGGGCTTGATCGGGCCAATGGTGCTGGTCGCATCCAGGAAGCCGACGAAGCTTGCCGTCACGCTACCGTCAAGGGTCAGGTCTGTGGTGTTGGCCGTGCCGTCCAGTTGGATGTTTTTGATCATGATGGCAACCAGTTCGGCCGCCGCAAAGGATTCCCCGAGCGCGTTGGTCAGCGAACCGGCCAGATCGATATCGGAATTCGCCCCGGTGGCGACTTCGATTTCTGCCACATAGGACAAGTCGGCCTTGCCGGCCGTGGTGCCGTCCGAAAGGACTTGCAGATATTCAAGTGCGCCATTCCAATAGACGGATTGGCCAATGGCCCCTGCACCTGTCTCGGAGATTGCGACGGATGCTTTCAAAGTTGCTGCGGTCATTGTGGTGTCCTTTCGTTAGCCGATCCGGGCTTTGAGTTTTGCTGCATTGGTTCTGACGAAAGCGGGCCATTTTTGAGCCGCGCCGCGCAAGAAAAAGTCAGGGGCTTGGCCTCTTGCGCCGAACTCGCGATGCACCGCATAATTTGCCGTCCAGCCGCCTGTTATGGCGTCACCAAGCTTTGCTTGCGCAATGGTCAGGACGTAGCTTTCAGGCCCGGATAGGCTTGTTGACCCGTTCAAGCCGCTGACGTGGCTGTTCCTGAGAAAGCCGGTATCAACCCGCATTCGCCCGCCTTTAGCCGTTGGCGTCTGTGCATCAGCAAGCACATCTTGTGCGGATTGTTTAAACACCGCTGTTGTTCGCTGCTCGGTCTGCGATACAAAGGCATCCACTTGAGCCGAGAAACCCGCCATAGGAGAACCCCATGCTAGAAGCAGCCGTTGCCGAATTGAATGCAGCCCAACTTGAAGATTACAAACGAGCCGCGGCCTATGTTGCGCTTGTCACAATTTGCGAACCAGAAGATGCCGAACGCCGCTTTGATCTGGCGTCCGAAGTCCTCAAATCAGCAGGCATTACGAAAATCACCGTTCCCGATATTCAGGCTGTGATTGAAGGCAGTTCCGGTGCGCCGAAGGATATGGCTTGTGCGTTGATGGACGCCAGTGACGTGAACCGCTGATCAGGTGACGCCTGCGAAATAATCGACCGATATGCTCTTGTAGCACCGGCAATTGATCGTATCCGCGCCGCCCGCGCCCAATGACGTATCCCCCGGGTGCATCATCAATGCGCCTGTAACCGGGCTCTGGAATGGCTGGCCTTGTGGCTGCGTCTGTCCGTCCATTTCAGCGTGACTATCGCGCACCCGCCCATCGCCCGAGCTATCCCATGTTCCCGTCACAGCGTCCGCCGAGACTTCGCCGCTCTCAATAAGCTGGTTCATGCCCTCATCGCGGCCAGCGTTCAAACTTGCGATGGTTTCCGTTCTGGCTATACGCTCTCCCCTGACGCGCAAGAGCTTGTTTGAGTACCGAGACACCATCCGGTCTATCTGATCAGCCTTGCGGCCCTCGCCTGCCAATTCCAGCCGGTAGTTTTCGACTGCCAACGCTTCGCGGGACGTGAGCCCGACGATTCCGCCCGTTCTGCGCTTGGTCAGTTTGTCAACGCGGCCGACCAGGTCAAGAGCGGTGGTCTTTGGATTGACGCCCTCGACCAAGCGGCGGGTGATCACCTCGCGAATGGCGGTGCGCTGCCCTGCTGTGATTTCCACAATCAGATTGCTCGATCGACGTGACAACCAGGTCTCCGCGCGTGGATGGCGACCCTGAA harbors:
- a CDS encoding phage tail assembly chaperone, which codes for MEHKTPEQPEVPDECQFLLDAFWSLNGTRIHNGMTLQPVQWAEFEAWQRGTGNILTHDERKIVMDLFPVLDEAIDAERPKPESETT
- a CDS encoding phage tail terminator-like protein produces the protein MTNPIEALAADTMIAAVGTAFSATYGIAYPGIDFTPANATSVYLDVSILPNGSAYQPVSGNDTHQGILQVAVMYPTAGGAIKPLEVAGAVADAFDKASRFFGAGHSVKVSTRPVIGQPFPNDGYIRVPVTISYQATKD
- a CDS encoding HK97 gp10 family phage protein, with product MAGFSAQVDAFVSQTEQRTTAVFKQSAQDVLADAQTPTAKGGRMRVDTGFLRNSHVSGLNGSTSLSGPESYVLTIAQAKLGDAITGGWTANYAVHREFGARGQAPDFFLRGAAQKWPAFVRTNAAKLKARIG
- a CDS encoding phage minor head protein — its product is MARDTRRRFEAEAAKMRPQIRAAFLQAIADIKRTADMDALITALERGDVAGALAALKLGPEYFAVLDEAVRATYAAGGNYALSSLPKKNPATGTELVIRFQGRHPRAETWLSRRSSNLIVEITAGQRTAIREVITRRLVEGVNPKTTALDLVGRVDKLTKRRTGGIVGLTSREALAVENYRLELAGEGRKADQIDRMVSRYSNKLLRVRGERIARTETIASLNAGRDEGMNQLIESGEVSADAVTGTWDSSGDGRVRDSHAEMDGQTQPQGQPFQSPVTGALMMHPGDTSLGAGGADTINCRCYKSISVDYFAGVT